A genomic window from Diospyros lotus cultivar Yz01 chromosome 2, ASM1463336v1, whole genome shotgun sequence includes:
- the LOC127795441 gene encoding geranylgeranyl transferase type-2 subunit alpha 1 isoform X1: MHGRPRKASTPEDEKSSALKAAKLRSLQTQFLHFHHDKVYTKEALDLNAKLLEANPEYLTAWNYRKLAVEHFLNQSEADPDSIKSIFSEELRLTECALTKNCKSYGAWYHRKWVLSKGHSSIDRELQLLRFFLKKDTRNFLAWDYRRYVVALKNISDEEELQFTTDMINDNFSNYSAWHNRSVLVSHLLEKRVQGFFPKEKVLMDELNLVHQAIFTDPDDQSGWFYHLWLLDQTVKVEAPLLVSTWPPPGSNLSVSVDGCLDSCASSPMTSFQLNTGSIPLILYFSEAVEGVNESTVSVESVYEANEDLIWMPLSIINSGSARAWVTHLNFPKGKLHSLQANPVKVSIGYSQGIASLSGFHHSHATHFEFTVCVQSPSSKCADVPSLGKISWGLENFHICETHIQESTQIKLSDHSTAYKWSEEAIANEIALFRELLSETNCKIGRLTLARLLKAHDALTSCNKTPDTNKFIHTEEVLELYNDLMKLDPRHSQFYMDEYSLVSLQQVTSSLELLRSHCYLYKDSSFSNNKSYICLKLCNLSLSRMGSIEELLWVQMLDLSHNQLSSIEGLEAMQLLVCLNLSHNKIRNFSGLEPLKLLKSLEVLDISYNEIGAHMVDTRRYLCASPFSHRTGGNGGKFSEFARDDVNLTKYWEAYSLFKDSKLRQIDIAGNVVAENEFKSFLVKLLPSLKWLDGEEVKQQQK, encoded by the exons ATGCATGGTCGTCCTCGCAAAGCCTCAACACCAGAAGATGAGAAGTCTTCGGCTCTCAAAGCTGCTAAGCTTCGCTCTCTCCAAACTCAGTTCCTTCATTTTCATCACGACAAAGT TTACACGAAAGAAGCCCTAGATTTGAATGCGAAGCTTCTGGAGGCCAATCCCGAGTATCTCACTGCTTGGAACTACAGAAAACTGGCTGTTGAACACTTTCTTAATCAATCCGAGGCCGATCCGGACTCCATTAAATCAATTTTCAGCGAAGAATTGAGATTG ACAGAGTGTGCATTAACTAAAAACTGCAAGTCTTATGGAGCCTGGTATCATCGTAAATGGGTCCTAAGCAAGGGCCATTCATCTATAGATCGTGAACTACAGCTTCTGAGGTTCTTTCTGAAGAAAGATACTAGGAATTTCCTTGCTTGGGATTACCGGAG atATGTAGTAGCATTGAAGAATATATCTGATGAGGAAGAACTACAGTTCACAACGGATATGATAAATGACAATTTCAGTAACTATTCTGCATGGCATAACCGTAG CGTGCTTGTCTCTCATTTATTGGAGAAAAGGGTTCAAGGATTTTTCCCCAAGGAGAAGGTCCTGATGGATGAGTTAAACCTTGTACATCAAGCTATTTTTACTGATCCAGATGATCAAAGTGGATGGTTTTATCATCTTTGGCTTCTGGATCAGACAGTCAAAGTGGAGGCACCATTGTTGGTTTCTACCTGGCCACCTCCTGGTTCTAATCTCAGTGTATCAGTGGATGGGTGTCTGGATTCTTGTGCTTCATCTCCAATGACAAGTTTCCAGCTTAATACTGGATCAATTCcactcattttatattttagtgaaGCAGTTGAAGGTGTTAATGAATCCACAGTTTCTGTGGAATCTGTGTATGAGGCCAATGAAGATCTAATCTGGATGCCACTTTCAATAATTAACTCTGGGAGTGCCAGAGCCTGGGTAACTCATCTGAACTTTCCAAAGGGGAAGCTCCATTCTTTACAAGCCAATCCAGTAAAGGTCAGCATAGGATATTCTCAGGGCATTGCATCTCTGAGTGGTTTTCACCATAGCCATGCTACTCATTTTGAATTTACTGTTTGTGTGCAATCTCCCAGTTCAAAATGTGCTGATGTGCCAAGTTTAGGGAAGATATCATGGGgattagaaaattttcatatttgtgaAACGCATATTCAAGAATCAACCCAAATCAAACTTTCTGATCATTCAACAGCTTATAAATGGAGTGAAGAGGCCATAGCTAATGAGATAGCTCTTTTTCGGGAATTGCTGTCAGAGACAAACTG TAAAATTGGAAGGCTTACACTTGCAAGATTGTTGAAGGCACATGATGCATTGACATCATGCAACAAGACTCCAGATACTAACAAATTTATCCACACTGAAGAAGTTTTAGAATTGTATAATGATCTGATGAAATTGGACCCGCGGCATTCTCAATTCTACATGGATGAATACAGCTTGGTCTCACTGCAGCAG GTGACTTCAAGTCTGGAACTTTTGCGCAGTCATTGCTACCTGTACAAGGATTCCTCATTTTCAAACAACAAGAGTTACATTTGTCTTAAACTATGCAACCTTTCATTATCACGAATGGGATCTATCGAAGAATTATTATGGGTCCAAATGCTAGATCTTAGTCACAACCAGCTTTCTTCAATTGAAG GGTTGGAGGCTATGCAACTTCTTGTTTGCTTGAACCTCAGCCACAACAAAATCCGAAACTTTTCTGGTTTGGAGCCTTTGAAACTGCTGAAATCGTTAGAGGTGTTGGATATCTCGTACAATGAGATTGGCGCGCACATGGTTGACACAAGACGCTACTTATGTGCGTCTCCCTTCTCCCACAGGACAGGAGGAAATGGTGGGAAGTTTAGCGAATTTGCAAGGGACGATGTCAATTTGACAAAGTACTGGGAAGCTTATTCACTATTCAAAGACTCGAAGTTGAGGCAAATAGACATAGCTGGGAATGTGGTGGCAGAAAATGAGTTCAAATCGTTCCTGGTGAAACTGCTGCCTTCACTCAAGTGGCTTGATGGTGAGGAAGTGAAGCAGCAACAAAAATGA
- the LOC127795441 gene encoding geranylgeranyl transferase type-2 subunit alpha 1 isoform X2, with translation MQTECALTKNCKSYGAWYHRKWVLSKGHSSIDRELQLLRFFLKKDTRNFLAWDYRRYVVALKNISDEEELQFTTDMINDNFSNYSAWHNRSVLVSHLLEKRVQGFFPKEKVLMDELNLVHQAIFTDPDDQSGWFYHLWLLDQTVKVEAPLLVSTWPPPGSNLSVSVDGCLDSCASSPMTSFQLNTGSIPLILYFSEAVEGVNESTVSVESVYEANEDLIWMPLSIINSGSARAWVTHLNFPKGKLHSLQANPVKVSIGYSQGIASLSGFHHSHATHFEFTVCVQSPSSKCADVPSLGKISWGLENFHICETHIQESTQIKLSDHSTAYKWSEEAIANEIALFRELLSETNCKIGRLTLARLLKAHDALTSCNKTPDTNKFIHTEEVLELYNDLMKLDPRHSQFYMDEYSLVSLQQVTSSLELLRSHCYLYKDSSFSNNKSYICLKLCNLSLSRMGSIEELLWVQMLDLSHNQLSSIEGLEAMQLLVCLNLSHNKIRNFSGLEPLKLLKSLEVLDISYNEIGAHMVDTRRYLCASPFSHRTGGNGGKFSEFARDDVNLTKYWEAYSLFKDSKLRQIDIAGNVVAENEFKSFLVKLLPSLKWLDGEEVKQQQK, from the exons ATGCAGACAGAGTGTGCATTAACTAAAAACTGCAAGTCTTATGGAGCCTGGTATCATCGTAAATGGGTCCTAAGCAAGGGCCATTCATCTATAGATCGTGAACTACAGCTTCTGAGGTTCTTTCTGAAGAAAGATACTAGGAATTTCCTTGCTTGGGATTACCGGAG atATGTAGTAGCATTGAAGAATATATCTGATGAGGAAGAACTACAGTTCACAACGGATATGATAAATGACAATTTCAGTAACTATTCTGCATGGCATAACCGTAG CGTGCTTGTCTCTCATTTATTGGAGAAAAGGGTTCAAGGATTTTTCCCCAAGGAGAAGGTCCTGATGGATGAGTTAAACCTTGTACATCAAGCTATTTTTACTGATCCAGATGATCAAAGTGGATGGTTTTATCATCTTTGGCTTCTGGATCAGACAGTCAAAGTGGAGGCACCATTGTTGGTTTCTACCTGGCCACCTCCTGGTTCTAATCTCAGTGTATCAGTGGATGGGTGTCTGGATTCTTGTGCTTCATCTCCAATGACAAGTTTCCAGCTTAATACTGGATCAATTCcactcattttatattttagtgaaGCAGTTGAAGGTGTTAATGAATCCACAGTTTCTGTGGAATCTGTGTATGAGGCCAATGAAGATCTAATCTGGATGCCACTTTCAATAATTAACTCTGGGAGTGCCAGAGCCTGGGTAACTCATCTGAACTTTCCAAAGGGGAAGCTCCATTCTTTACAAGCCAATCCAGTAAAGGTCAGCATAGGATATTCTCAGGGCATTGCATCTCTGAGTGGTTTTCACCATAGCCATGCTACTCATTTTGAATTTACTGTTTGTGTGCAATCTCCCAGTTCAAAATGTGCTGATGTGCCAAGTTTAGGGAAGATATCATGGGgattagaaaattttcatatttgtgaAACGCATATTCAAGAATCAACCCAAATCAAACTTTCTGATCATTCAACAGCTTATAAATGGAGTGAAGAGGCCATAGCTAATGAGATAGCTCTTTTTCGGGAATTGCTGTCAGAGACAAACTG TAAAATTGGAAGGCTTACACTTGCAAGATTGTTGAAGGCACATGATGCATTGACATCATGCAACAAGACTCCAGATACTAACAAATTTATCCACACTGAAGAAGTTTTAGAATTGTATAATGATCTGATGAAATTGGACCCGCGGCATTCTCAATTCTACATGGATGAATACAGCTTGGTCTCACTGCAGCAG GTGACTTCAAGTCTGGAACTTTTGCGCAGTCATTGCTACCTGTACAAGGATTCCTCATTTTCAAACAACAAGAGTTACATTTGTCTTAAACTATGCAACCTTTCATTATCACGAATGGGATCTATCGAAGAATTATTATGGGTCCAAATGCTAGATCTTAGTCACAACCAGCTTTCTTCAATTGAAG GGTTGGAGGCTATGCAACTTCTTGTTTGCTTGAACCTCAGCCACAACAAAATCCGAAACTTTTCTGGTTTGGAGCCTTTGAAACTGCTGAAATCGTTAGAGGTGTTGGATATCTCGTACAATGAGATTGGCGCGCACATGGTTGACACAAGACGCTACTTATGTGCGTCTCCCTTCTCCCACAGGACAGGAGGAAATGGTGGGAAGTTTAGCGAATTTGCAAGGGACGATGTCAATTTGACAAAGTACTGGGAAGCTTATTCACTATTCAAAGACTCGAAGTTGAGGCAAATAGACATAGCTGGGAATGTGGTGGCAGAAAATGAGTTCAAATCGTTCCTGGTGAAACTGCTGCCTTCACTCAAGTGGCTTGATGGTGAGGAAGTGAAGCAGCAACAAAAATGA
- the LOC127795724 gene encoding plant intracellular Ras-group-related LRR protein 9-like — protein MDPNPHNFPILHYVMAKLPSIGRKHSPNSESDIEQPPATDLSASKETSFELTERMPRLSDPKLFASMRSAVSEVAQTRAVLKTLGHRPDHEAVDAAKAKLAEIESKLSEQLEDVTLSGQPSEEVERRDETVLEEQRKAFKAVISLDEMHEEYEKLLHHAEAKLMKIYESAVPGLGEEEEEKADGENGSNEVVNDEVVRILQEASGKEVERIDLSEQQLRLLPEAFGQIRGLVVLNLSSNQLEQLPDSIGGLEKLEELNLASNLLEYLPDSIGLLLNLKYLNVSGNKLVSLPNSICHCRSLVELDVSFNNLSYLPTNIGYELVNLRRLSIPLNKIRSLPSSIGEMRSLSTLDAHFNELCGLPLAIGRLANLEILNLASNFSDLRDLPDAMGDLTNLKELDISNNQIRALPNTFGWLANLTKLNLEENPIEIPPKVVVSQGVEAVKAFMARRWLHILEEEERKSMLEAEEPDQTGWLSRSTSWLNNFASNVSGTVSGYLAKSPADPYLNQQL, from the exons ATGGATCCAAACCCTCACAACTTCCCCATTCTCCACTACGTTATGGCCAAACTCCCCAGCATTGGGCGCAAACACTCCCCTAATTCTGAGAGTGACATCGAACAACCGCCGGCGACGGATTTGTCAGCTTCGAAAGAGACGTCGTTTGAGCTGACGGAGCGGATGCCCCGCTTGTCGGACCCCAAACTCTTCGCCTCTATGCGATCGGCGGTCTCCGAGGTGGCGCAGACTCGAGCCGTGCTCAAGACCCTAGGTCACCGGCCGGATCACGAGGCCGTAGACGCCGCCAAGGCCAAGCTCGCCGAGATCGAGTCCAAGCTATCGGAACAGCTTGAAGATGTCACATTGTCGGGGCAGCCATCCGAAGAGGTCGAGCGGCGGGACGAGACGGTGTTGGAGGAGCAGAGGAAGGCTTTCAAGGCGGTGATTTCGTTGGACGAAATGCACGAGGAGTACGAGAAGCTGTTGCATCATGCGGAGGCCAAGTTGATGAAGATATACGAGTCGGCTGTGCCCGGTCTTggtgaggaggaggaggagaaggcgGATGGGGAAAATGGTTCCAATGAGGTGGTGAATGACGAGGTTGTGAGAATTCTGCAAGAGGCGTCTGGGAAGGAGGTGGAGAGGATCGATCTTTCAGAGCAACAGCTGCGATTGTTGCCGGAGGCCTTTGGGCAGATTCGCGGATTGGTTGTGCTTAATCTCTCCTCCAATCAACTTGAG CAACTCCCTGATTCTATTGGAGGTCTGGAAAAGCTTGAGGAGCTTAATCTTGCTTCTAACCTTCTAGAGTATCTGCCAGACTCCATTGGACTGTTGCTTAATTTGAAGTATCTGAATGTTTCTGGAAATAAGCTTGTTTCCTTGCCTAACAGCATTTGCCATTGCAG GTCACTGGTGGAGTTAGATGTTAGCTTCAATAACCTGTCTTACTTGCCAACAAATATTGGGTATGAACTTGTGAATCTAAGAAGGCTTTCCATCCCTCTGAACAAGATCCGTTCTCTCCCCTCTTCTATTGGCGAGATGAGGTCTTTGAGCACTTTAGATGCGCACTTCAATGAGCTCTGCGGCCTGCCACTTGCCATTGGGAGATTGGCAAATTTAGAAATCCTCAATCTGGCCAGTAATTTTAGTGATCTGAGAGATCTTCCTGACGCAATGGGCGATTTAACCAATTTGAAGGAACTTGACATCAGCAACAACCAGATCCGTGCTCTTCCTAATACGTTTGGCTGGCTTGCCAACTTGACCAAGCTCAACTTGGAAGAAAACCCTATTGAAATTCCTCCCAAGGTGGTTGTCAGCCAAGGGGTTGAAGCTGTCAAGGCTTTTATGGCTAGGAGGTGGCTTCACATATTAGAGGAGGAGGAGCGGAAGAGCATGCTTGAAGCAGAAGAGCCGGACCAGACTGGTTGGCTAAGTCGCAGCACCTCCTGGTTGAATAATTTTGCTTCCAATGTTTCTGGAACTGTTTCAGGGTATTTAGCAAAATCTCCTGCAGACCCTTATCTCAACCAGCAGCTGTGA
- the LOC127795334 gene encoding protein DETOXIFICATION 16-like isoform X2, producing MVVDHEEGSETVVPEFPLIARSESVGAFSWTERSEEEDDDETSRRSGIILLEVKKQTEIAGPLVMVGFLQYGVQMISVIFIGHLGELSLSRATMATSFAGVSGYYILGMASALETFFGQAYGYGAEQHHMLGIQMQRAMLVLMLSCLPISLIWALTAHIFTLCGQDPQISEQAGIYARWLIPSIFPYGLLQCQLRFLQAQTIVKPLIISSIIITLLHVLVSWALIHRFALGNRGAALSVAISYWINALILAVYIRSSSACSKTWTGFSKEGVKDLASFLSLAIPSAFMVCLEYWSYELLVLMSGFLPNPKLETSMMAISFDTSSLVFRIPYGLGSAVSTRVSNELGAGKPRVARLAAQIAISLAAAQGLVVSLTMFSVRNAWGYMYTNEEEVVKYMASVMPVLVISTFMDGIQAALSDFRAAKGIARGCGWQKMAAFVNLGAYYLVGLPLSIILAFVLDLGGNGLWMGIISGTGSQALLILVLTIHTDWEYQARKARERVDSSSGTAMEIEPENRFSSAATVSCEKPYQEAI from the exons ATGGTGGTGGATCATGAAGAGGGATCGGAAACAGTAGTTCCAGAATTTCCTCTGATTGCAAGATCTGAGAGTGTTGGGGCATTTAGTTGGACAGAGAGaagcgaagaagaagatgatgatgagacATCAAGAAGGAGTGGCATAATATTGTTGGAGGTGAAGAAGCAGACGGAGATTGCTGGGCCTTTGGTTATGGTTGGCTTTCTGCAGTACGGCGTGCAGATGATATCAGTCATCTTCATTGGCCATCTGggcgagctctctctctcgagGGCAACCATGGCTACTTCCTTTGCTGGAGTCTCCGGTTACTACATC CTGGGAATGGCAAGCGCTCTGGAAACCTTCTTCGGGCAAGCCTATGGCTATGGAGCAGAGCAGCATCATATGCTTGGCATACAAATGCAGCGAGCCATGCTTGTTCTTATGCTCTCCTGCCTTCCCATTTCCCTCATCTGGGCTTTAACGGCCCATATCTTCACACTCTGCGGACAAGACCCCCAAATTTCAGAACAAGCCGGGATCTATGCCCGGTGGCTGATCCCGAGCATTTTCCCATACGGCCTCCTCCAGTGCCAACTGAGATTCCTGCAGGCTCAAACCATTGTCAAGCCATTGATAATAAGCTCCATCATCATAACTCTGCTTCATGTTCTCGTGTCTTGGGCTCTGATTCATCGATTCGCTTTGGGTAACAGAGGCGCTGCCCTGTCTGTTGCCATCTCTTACTGGATCAATGCTCTGATTCTGGCTGTTTACATTCGATCTTCTTCTGCTTGTTCGAAGACTTGGACAGGGTTCTCCAAGGAGGGTGTGAAAGATCTAGCCAGTTTTCTTTCGTTGGCTATTCCATCAGCCTTCATGGTTTG CCTGGAGTACTGGTCGTACGAGCTTTTGGTTCTCATGTCCGGTTTTCTGCCTAATCCAAAGCTCGAAACATCGATGATGGCAATCAG CTTTGACACAAGTTCACTGGTCTTCAGAATCCCCTATGGTCTGGGCAGTGCTGTAAG CACGAGGGTTTCTAACGAATTAGGCGCAGGAAAACCACGCGTTGCACGTCTGGCTGCACAGATCGCCATATCCCTGGCTGCAGCACAGGGCCTGGTCGTAAGCCTAACCATGTTTTCAGTCAGAAACGCATGGGGCTATATGTATACCAACGAAGAGGAAGTCGTGAAATACATGGCTTCTGTGATGCCTGTGCTTGTGATTTCCACCTTCATGGATGGAATTCAGGCTGCACTTTCAG ATTTTCGTGCTGCAAAAGGCATTGCAAGAGGATGCGGTTGGCAGAAGATGGCAGCATTTGTGAATCTAGGAGCTTATTACCTTGTTGGCCTTCCTCTGTCGATCATCTTAGCTTTCGTGCTCGACCTTGGAGGAAAC GGCCTGTGGATGGGGATAATAAGTGGGACTGGTTCACAAGCGTTACTAATTTTGGTTCTTACCATTCACACAGATTGGGAGTATCAg GCGAGAAAGGCCAGGGAAAGAGTGGATTCATCGAGTGGCACTGCAATGGAAATAGAGCCAGAAAACAGATTCAGCTCTGCAGCAACTGTTTCATGTGAAAAGCCATATCAAGAAGCTATATGA
- the LOC127795334 gene encoding protein DETOXIFICATION 16-like isoform X3, producing MVVDHEEGSETVVPEFPLIARSESVGAFSWTERSEEEDDDETSRRSGIILLEVKKQTEIAGPLVMVGFLQYGVQMISVIFIGHLGELSLSRATMATSFAGVSGYYIVLGMASALETFFGQAYGYGAEQHHMLGIQMQRAMLVLMLSCLPISLIWALTAHIFTLCGQDPQISEQAGIYARWLIPSIFPYGLLQCQLRFLQAQTIVKPLIISSIIITLLHVLVSWALIHRFALGNRGAALSVAISYWINALILAVYIRSSSACSKTWTGFSKEGVKDLASFLSLAIPSAFMVCLEYWSYELLVLMSGFLPNPKLETSMMAISFDTSSLVFRIPYGLGSAVSTRVSNELGAGKPRVARLAAQIAISLAAAQGLVVSLTMFSVRNAWGYMYTNEEEVVKYMASVMPVLVISTFMDGIQAALSGIARGCGWQKMAAFVNLGAYYLVGLPLSIILAFVLDLGGNGLWMGIISGTGSQALLILVLTIHTDWEYQARKARERVDSSSGTAMEIEPENRFSSAATVSCEKPYQEAI from the exons ATGGTGGTGGATCATGAAGAGGGATCGGAAACAGTAGTTCCAGAATTTCCTCTGATTGCAAGATCTGAGAGTGTTGGGGCATTTAGTTGGACAGAGAGaagcgaagaagaagatgatgatgagacATCAAGAAGGAGTGGCATAATATTGTTGGAGGTGAAGAAGCAGACGGAGATTGCTGGGCCTTTGGTTATGGTTGGCTTTCTGCAGTACGGCGTGCAGATGATATCAGTCATCTTCATTGGCCATCTGggcgagctctctctctcgagGGCAACCATGGCTACTTCCTTTGCTGGAGTCTCCGGTTACTACATCGTT CTGGGAATGGCAAGCGCTCTGGAAACCTTCTTCGGGCAAGCCTATGGCTATGGAGCAGAGCAGCATCATATGCTTGGCATACAAATGCAGCGAGCCATGCTTGTTCTTATGCTCTCCTGCCTTCCCATTTCCCTCATCTGGGCTTTAACGGCCCATATCTTCACACTCTGCGGACAAGACCCCCAAATTTCAGAACAAGCCGGGATCTATGCCCGGTGGCTGATCCCGAGCATTTTCCCATACGGCCTCCTCCAGTGCCAACTGAGATTCCTGCAGGCTCAAACCATTGTCAAGCCATTGATAATAAGCTCCATCATCATAACTCTGCTTCATGTTCTCGTGTCTTGGGCTCTGATTCATCGATTCGCTTTGGGTAACAGAGGCGCTGCCCTGTCTGTTGCCATCTCTTACTGGATCAATGCTCTGATTCTGGCTGTTTACATTCGATCTTCTTCTGCTTGTTCGAAGACTTGGACAGGGTTCTCCAAGGAGGGTGTGAAAGATCTAGCCAGTTTTCTTTCGTTGGCTATTCCATCAGCCTTCATGGTTTG CCTGGAGTACTGGTCGTACGAGCTTTTGGTTCTCATGTCCGGTTTTCTGCCTAATCCAAAGCTCGAAACATCGATGATGGCAATCAG CTTTGACACAAGTTCACTGGTCTTCAGAATCCCCTATGGTCTGGGCAGTGCTGTAAG CACGAGGGTTTCTAACGAATTAGGCGCAGGAAAACCACGCGTTGCACGTCTGGCTGCACAGATCGCCATATCCCTGGCTGCAGCACAGGGCCTGGTCGTAAGCCTAACCATGTTTTCAGTCAGAAACGCATGGGGCTATATGTATACCAACGAAGAGGAAGTCGTGAAATACATGGCTTCTGTGATGCCTGTGCTTGTGATTTCCACCTTCATGGATGGAATTCAGGCTGCACTTTCAG GCATTGCAAGAGGATGCGGTTGGCAGAAGATGGCAGCATTTGTGAATCTAGGAGCTTATTACCTTGTTGGCCTTCCTCTGTCGATCATCTTAGCTTTCGTGCTCGACCTTGGAGGAAAC GGCCTGTGGATGGGGATAATAAGTGGGACTGGTTCACAAGCGTTACTAATTTTGGTTCTTACCATTCACACAGATTGGGAGTATCAg GCGAGAAAGGCCAGGGAAAGAGTGGATTCATCGAGTGGCACTGCAATGGAAATAGAGCCAGAAAACAGATTCAGCTCTGCAGCAACTGTTTCATGTGAAAAGCCATATCAAGAAGCTATATGA
- the LOC127795334 gene encoding protein DETOXIFICATION 16-like isoform X1, with translation MVVDHEEGSETVVPEFPLIARSESVGAFSWTERSEEEDDDETSRRSGIILLEVKKQTEIAGPLVMVGFLQYGVQMISVIFIGHLGELSLSRATMATSFAGVSGYYIVLGMASALETFFGQAYGYGAEQHHMLGIQMQRAMLVLMLSCLPISLIWALTAHIFTLCGQDPQISEQAGIYARWLIPSIFPYGLLQCQLRFLQAQTIVKPLIISSIIITLLHVLVSWALIHRFALGNRGAALSVAISYWINALILAVYIRSSSACSKTWTGFSKEGVKDLASFLSLAIPSAFMVCLEYWSYELLVLMSGFLPNPKLETSMMAISFDTSSLVFRIPYGLGSAVSTRVSNELGAGKPRVARLAAQIAISLAAAQGLVVSLTMFSVRNAWGYMYTNEEEVVKYMASVMPVLVISTFMDGIQAALSDFRAAKGIARGCGWQKMAAFVNLGAYYLVGLPLSIILAFVLDLGGNGLWMGIISGTGSQALLILVLTIHTDWEYQARKARERVDSSSGTAMEIEPENRFSSAATVSCEKPYQEAI, from the exons ATGGTGGTGGATCATGAAGAGGGATCGGAAACAGTAGTTCCAGAATTTCCTCTGATTGCAAGATCTGAGAGTGTTGGGGCATTTAGTTGGACAGAGAGaagcgaagaagaagatgatgatgagacATCAAGAAGGAGTGGCATAATATTGTTGGAGGTGAAGAAGCAGACGGAGATTGCTGGGCCTTTGGTTATGGTTGGCTTTCTGCAGTACGGCGTGCAGATGATATCAGTCATCTTCATTGGCCATCTGggcgagctctctctctcgagGGCAACCATGGCTACTTCCTTTGCTGGAGTCTCCGGTTACTACATCGTT CTGGGAATGGCAAGCGCTCTGGAAACCTTCTTCGGGCAAGCCTATGGCTATGGAGCAGAGCAGCATCATATGCTTGGCATACAAATGCAGCGAGCCATGCTTGTTCTTATGCTCTCCTGCCTTCCCATTTCCCTCATCTGGGCTTTAACGGCCCATATCTTCACACTCTGCGGACAAGACCCCCAAATTTCAGAACAAGCCGGGATCTATGCCCGGTGGCTGATCCCGAGCATTTTCCCATACGGCCTCCTCCAGTGCCAACTGAGATTCCTGCAGGCTCAAACCATTGTCAAGCCATTGATAATAAGCTCCATCATCATAACTCTGCTTCATGTTCTCGTGTCTTGGGCTCTGATTCATCGATTCGCTTTGGGTAACAGAGGCGCTGCCCTGTCTGTTGCCATCTCTTACTGGATCAATGCTCTGATTCTGGCTGTTTACATTCGATCTTCTTCTGCTTGTTCGAAGACTTGGACAGGGTTCTCCAAGGAGGGTGTGAAAGATCTAGCCAGTTTTCTTTCGTTGGCTATTCCATCAGCCTTCATGGTTTG CCTGGAGTACTGGTCGTACGAGCTTTTGGTTCTCATGTCCGGTTTTCTGCCTAATCCAAAGCTCGAAACATCGATGATGGCAATCAG CTTTGACACAAGTTCACTGGTCTTCAGAATCCCCTATGGTCTGGGCAGTGCTGTAAG CACGAGGGTTTCTAACGAATTAGGCGCAGGAAAACCACGCGTTGCACGTCTGGCTGCACAGATCGCCATATCCCTGGCTGCAGCACAGGGCCTGGTCGTAAGCCTAACCATGTTTTCAGTCAGAAACGCATGGGGCTATATGTATACCAACGAAGAGGAAGTCGTGAAATACATGGCTTCTGTGATGCCTGTGCTTGTGATTTCCACCTTCATGGATGGAATTCAGGCTGCACTTTCAG ATTTTCGTGCTGCAAAAGGCATTGCAAGAGGATGCGGTTGGCAGAAGATGGCAGCATTTGTGAATCTAGGAGCTTATTACCTTGTTGGCCTTCCTCTGTCGATCATCTTAGCTTTCGTGCTCGACCTTGGAGGAAAC GGCCTGTGGATGGGGATAATAAGTGGGACTGGTTCACAAGCGTTACTAATTTTGGTTCTTACCATTCACACAGATTGGGAGTATCAg GCGAGAAAGGCCAGGGAAAGAGTGGATTCATCGAGTGGCACTGCAATGGAAATAGAGCCAGAAAACAGATTCAGCTCTGCAGCAACTGTTTCATGTGAAAAGCCATATCAAGAAGCTATATGA